The DNA region GAGTCCAACAAGTAGATGCCGTAGTTGGAGTTGCCCGAGGCGTTGTTGTTTGTGATGCTGTTGTTGCTTGATAACTCCAAGAAGATGCCGTATTGGGAGTTGCCAGAGGCATTGTTGTTTGTGATGATGTTGTTGCTTGAGGAAGACAAGTAGATGCCGTAGCCGTTGCCCGAGGCATTGTTGTTTGTTATGTTGTTGTTGTCGCTTGAGGAATTCAAGTAGATGCCGTAGTTGGAATTGCCCGAGGCGTTGTTGTTTGTGATGCTGTTGTTGCTTGAGTAATACAAGCAGATGCCGTATCTGGAGTTGCCCGAGGCGTTGTTGTTTGTGATGCTGTTGTTGCTTGAGAACCACAAGGAGATGCCTAAGGAGTTGCTCGAGGCGTTGTTGTTTGTTATGTTGTTGTTGTTGCTTGAGTAATCCAAGAAGATGCCGTCGTAGGAGTTGCCCGAGGCGTTGTTGTTTGTTATGTTGTTGTTGCTTGAGAACTCCAAGAAGATGCCTAAGGAGTTGCCCGAGGCGGTGTTGTTTGTGATGCTGTTGTTGCTTGAGTCCCAACCCAAGTAGATGCCGTACTCGGAGTTGCCCGAGGCGGTGTTGTTTGTGATGCTGTTGTTGCTTGAGTAATACAAGTAGATGCCGTATCTGGAGTTACCCGAGGCGGTGTTGTTTGTGATGCTGTTGTTGCTTGAGGAAGACAAGAGGATGCCGTAGGTGTTGCTAGAGGCGTTGTTGTTTGTCATGGTGTTGTACTGGCTACCTTTATACAAATAAATTCCCAAGTTTGAGTTGTTGCACTTGTTGGAATCCAATGTGCCATGTCTCACATTGATTAACGCAATTCCAGCACCGTAGGGAACACTGCCTGAATCTGTTGCTCCACGCACGCTGCAGTTTCTTATCACAAAATAGGCATCCGTGTTCTCAATCCAGAAGCCATACCTGCCTCCATTTGCATCAATGTCATAGCCGTCAATTATGTATGGATTTCCTTCGCTTCCATCTCCAGGCCAGCCCTCACTAGCTGCCTGGTGTGCAAAAACATAATTGCCGTTTATGTGGATTGGTGGGTGAGGTGTGCCTTTTACCTCCATCTCCGTGCTCTTTGCTCTTGCAGTTGCGTGGCTATTCAGATAAAGTCCAGACATAGAAACTTTCGCATTTTCGCTTCGGAACGCATTATCAACCATGCCCTTGTTGCCGTTCCAGTCAATCATGTAGAAGTAAACTGCGTAACTTTCTCCAATGCCAAGCACACTTTTGGTTGCCATCGTCTCCATTTCCTTCCCGTTTGTTGCTGCAGGCACGCTATCACCAATGTTCCATGTCCATTCCTGCTGCACCACACCTGCAAAACTCAAAACACGGCTTGCCTCTATCTTTCCATTCTTGCCAACCATCTCTATTGCCCTGTCTGCACCCACTGCAAAATTAACAGATGGCTTGAATCCAGTTGTTGGGTTGTTGTCAGTGTCCACGAACACATAAGCTACATCTCTACCGTTTACATTCGGAATTGCAGTTTCTCGCTGAGTTGCAAAAGAAACATTGTGCTCTGATAAGGTCTCACCAGCAGGACTGCAATTGCCAGCAAGGAACCTGCCATGAACCTTCGCATAGAATGCCACATTCTTGCCTAAATCAGCAGTTGCATACTCTTCAATGTCTATGTTCTCTGGCACGCTCACATCTCTTCCCTTCGTGGTCTTTTCAACACCTTGCCAGTCCTCAAAACTACCATCTATTTTTATTGAGCTAGCATTGCCACTCTGCCATGTGAGAAACGCAACAACGCTCAGCACCAGCATTGCAAGCACAAAAACAGCCAGAATTTTGTCATGGTTTCTGCTCTCCTTCAATTTTCTTCCAGTTCTGTGGCTATTCCCATTGGTGAAGCCATTTGTCAGCCCATTTGTAAAACCACGGGTGTTGTCTCTGCCATTTCTGAGCCCTAAACTCTTCGGAGTTTTGCTCTCCAATTTCATGAGAACCACAGAGAGAGAATAGGAAAGTGAGTATATAAAATCTCTCTAGCAATATCTAGCACATTGTTTGTTGTCTCCTTTGTATTATTGACAAGCTGAGTCCTCAGTGTATCTCCTTCACCGCCAGAATT from Thermoplasmata archaeon includes:
- a CDS encoding NosD domain-containing protein; this translates as MKLESKTPKSLGLRNGRDNTRGFTNGLTNGFTNGNSHRTGRKLKESRNHDKILAVFVLAMLVLSVVAFLTWQSGNASSIKIDGSFEDWQGVEKTTKGRDVSVPENIDIEEYATADLGKNVAFYAKVHGRFLAGNCSPAGETLSEHNVSFATQRETAIPNVNGRDVAYVFVDTDNNPTTGFKPSVNFAVGADRAIEMVGKNGKIEASRVLSFAGVVQQEWTWNIGDSVPAATNGKEMETMATKSVLGIGESYAVYFYMIDWNGNKGMVDNAFRSENAKVSMSGLYLNSHATARAKSTEMEVKGTPHPPIHINGNYVFAHQAASEGWPGDGSEGNPYIIDGYDIDANGGRYGFWIENTDAYFVIRNCSVRGATDSGSVPYGAGIALINVRHGTLDSNKCNNSNLGIYLYKGSQYNTMTNNNASSNTYGILLSSSSNNSITNNTASGNSRYGIYLYYSSNNSITNNTASGNSEYGIYLGWDSSNNSITNNTASGNSLGIFLEFSSNNNITNNNASGNSYDGIFLDYSSNNNNITNNNASSNSLGISLWFSSNNSITNNNASGNSRYGICLYYSSNNSITNNNASGNSNYGIYLNSSSDNNNITNNNASGNGYGIYLSSSSNNIITNNNASGNSQYGIFLELSSNNSITNNNASGNSNYGIYLLDSSNNIITNNILWENGIGIWGHMLEHWNTHNIDTTNLVNGKPVYYYKNRNGETVPSDAGQVILANCLTMTVSGLTISNASVAIQLGFSKYNTITNNNVSGNSQYGIFLELSSNNIITNNNASGNGYGIYLSSSSNNIITNNNASGNSQYGIFLELSSNNTITNNNASGNGYGIYLDHSSDNNITYNWICYNTKYGLYISWGSTGNTIHHNNFIRNNCAGKGVSGNCQACAHFSGNFWYDNTSQEGNYWSNWDGNGWGSADAYPIAGSVGASDWYPLERPVSELSVLPIFMLAITCLGFFLRARTKRS